From a single Porites lutea chromosome 10, jaPorLute2.1, whole genome shotgun sequence genomic region:
- the LOC140949902 gene encoding uncharacterized protein isoform X1: protein MESSATAVGWSLTVGKISDDTLVSVHSLFAMSERASMFSNFIIGTPVPGDLKSLSFDDYKKKKEDERRSKFKKANKDTKRPTAQKSTNEVAKVQVGLVTSSPDSDHLKKVKGRTIPVLIDTRADASTLLHTAVEKHGRHFKQFNQFLDYVLLYTDMSVVQNLPASNTPFTVEKYKRDLLKPYSKMYFWLCAKDDFESVNNVTSSDSEDEMLNKPAFEAGYNSSTVARDVSVLTSPEVAIRSTCPDLLNKASTSGTSYHQCPTCLELFPQSEIEVHADACAEAWMDPIGDPDEVDDTLPNEVEPMEDATGTLRESLDINLETLRSEVSNLRRLCQCELTNRVSIRRRLIFQDYMDTRKKKWFKPKAMLKVTFVGEPAVDDGGPKREFFTEIFGYIRRTLFSDDGVPNADMRAVGNDEFKAVGELMACSLIQGGPAPCFLSVNVYDYVIDGMASVQSEKWASLIKDDFLRQSVERIAVCKTNGELGALLCEDSMMDILQMVGYRGVPSKETLSSVPEIQRSFVITGIAKTLTTIDQMITGLASFGALDYIRSHKNVMKPLFTMDGAQHFQPTPDLFIEGLNVLFSEEGSNRKACEIDVFKNFCDFVQDLGTTEGGLVKLYKFITGSDSLTPLGLERVITVHFTHFCMSDCKCRPTASTCDPSIHLPVHYRDMPAFEEVMTSALEEGLGFGLI, encoded by the exons ATGGAAAGTTCTGCCACAGCTGTGGGATGGAGTTTAACGGTAGGTAAAATCAGTGATGATACTCTTGTTTCTGTACATTCTCTATTCGCAATGTCAGAACGAGCTTCgatgttttcaaattttattataGGCACACCAGTACCAGGTGACCTAAAATCGTTATCATTCGACgactacaaaaaaaagaaagaagacgaAAGACGTTCAAAGtttaaaaaggcaaacaaagaCACCAAACGACCTACAGCTCAGAAAAGCACAAATGAAGTGGCAAAAGTTCAAGTTGGCCTGGTTACCAGCAGTCCCGATTCGGACcatttgaaaaaagtgaaaggaaGGACAATCCCCGTTCTGATCGACACTCGTGCAGACGCTTCCACCCTCCTCCACACTGCTGTTGAGAAGCATGGCAGGCATTTCAAACAATTTAATCAGTTTCTTGACTATGTCCTGTTATATACTGATATGTCTGTAGTGCAAAATTTACCTGCCAGCAACACACCTTTCACAGTCGAGAAATACAAGCGCGACTTGCTCAAGCCCTACTCTAAGATGTACTTTTGGCTTTGTGCTAAAGATGATTTTGAGAGTGTTAACAATGTCACCAGCAGCGATAGTGAAGATGAAATGCTTAACAAACCTGCATTTGAAGCTGGCTATAATAGTTCCACTGTGGCTCGTGATGTGTCGGTTTTAACGTCTCCTGAAGTAGCAATCAGATCTACTTGTCCTGATCTCCTGAACAAAGCATCAACATCTGGCACAAGTTATCATCAGTGTCCAACCTGTTTGGAGCTTTTCCCTCAGAGTGAGATCGAGGTTCATGCTGATGCTTGTGCAGAAGCTTGGATGGACCCAATAGGAGACCCTGATGAGGTTGATGACACACTGCCAAATGAGGTAGAACCTATGGAAGATGCTACAGGCACCTTGAGAGAGTCATTAGACATCAATCTGGAAACTCTCCGGAGTGAAGTTTCCAATTTGAGACGTTTATGTCAGTGCGAACTAACAAACAGAGTGTCTATAAGACGTCGTCTAATATTTCAGGATTACATGGATACCAGGAAGAAGAAATGGTTCAAACCAAAAGCCATGCTTAAGGTTACATTTGTTGGAGAACCTGCGGTAGATGACGGTGGTCCAAAACGTGAATTTTTtacag AAATCTTTGGTTATATCAGACGCACACTCTTCAGTGATGATGGTGTCCCCAATGCAGACATGAGAGCTGTTGGCAATGATGAATTCAAGGCAGTAGGGGAACTCATGGCATGTTCCCTTATTCAAGGGGGGCCTGCACCTTGTTTTTTGTCTGTGAATGTGTATGATTATGTTATTGATGGCATGGCAAGTGTGCAAAGTGAGAAGTGGGCTTCACTCATCAAAGATGATTTCCTGAGGCAGTCAGTGGAAAGG ATAGCTGTATGTAAAACTAATGGTGAGCTTGGAGCACTTCTCTGTGAAGATTCTATGATGGACATCCTTCAGATGGTTGGGTATCGTGGGGTACCATCCAAGGAGACCTTGAGTTCTGTTCCAGAAATTCAAAG ATCATTTGTGATCACTGGAATAGCCAAGACACTGACAACTATTGACCAAATGATTACTGGCCTTGCTTCTTTTGGAGCCTTGGACTATATCAGAAGTCACAAAAATGTCATGAAGCCATTGTTTACCATGGATGGAGCACAACATTTTCAGCCAACACCTGATCTTTTCATTGAAGGCCTGAATGTCTTGTTCAGTGAGGAGGGGAGCAATCGTAAAGCTTGTGAAATAGATGTGTTCAAAAACTTCTGCGACTTTGTGCAAGATCTTGGGACCACAGAAG GAGGACTTGTAAAACTCTACAAGTTTATTACCGGCAGTGATAGCCTTACACCACTGGGATTGGAGAGGGTGATTACAGTGCATTTCACGCACTTTTGTATGAGTGACTGTAAATGCAGGCCCACAGCTTCTACTTGTGATCCAAGTATTCATCTGCCAGTCCATTACAGAGACATGCCAGCCTTTGAAGAAGTAATGACTTCCGCTCTGGAAGAAGGTTTAGGCTTTGGTTTAATCTaa
- the LOC140949904 gene encoding uncharacterized protein, which produces MVFCQVCETKVQEGGNYCHNCGAGVESFQNDPEREIIERYFHLGYKYNVIINFLRSKHDICMNVRTLKRRLVKYKLSRNETWRSEEEVKNIIKEEMQGSGCLSGYRKMWHLLKIKYNMHVPRNMVAQILHDLDPEASSLRKKKKLKRRHYLSHGPNQCWHIDGYDKLKPFGFPIHAGVDGYSRKVLWVELERSNNLPEITARYYLECVKEHGFCPLQTRTDCGTENGIIAAMQCYFRSEDSAPHSGESAHIYGTSTGNQRVENWWSHYWKSSSSWWIQFFKDLLDSGRVDIANETHKECLWFCFHGILQQELDKMKLYWNTHHIRPSRHDTVGGVPDVLFQLPEESVAFDCSVPVSRDKILEMESKCAYEEEENVFQEYFHYVMEEEGLHYPSNHEEALRLFFQLVNVA; this is translated from the exons ATGGTTTTTTGTCAAGTTTGTGAGACGAAAGTGCAAGAGGGTGGAAATTACTGCCATAACTGTGGAGCCGGAGTGGAATCATTTCAGAATG ACCCCGAAAGGGAGATTATTGAACGGTATTTCCATCTCGGGTACAAGTATAATGTGATCATTAATTTTTTGAGAAGTAAGCATGATATATGCATGAATGTACGAACACTTAAACGGAGGCTTGTGAAATACAAATTATCAAGAAATGAGACTTGGAGAAGTGAGGAAGAAGTAAAGAATATAATCAAGGAGGAAATGCAAGGGTCTGGTTGCCTGTCGGGTTACAGGAAAATGTGGCATTTGCTTAAAATAAAGTACAATATGCACGTCCCACGTAACATGGTTGCACAAATCTTGCATGATCTTGATCCTGAGGCAAGTagtttgagaaagaaaaagaagctcaAACGACGGCACTATCTATCCCATGGGCCAAATCAATGCTGGCACATCGATG GTTACGACAAGTTGAAACCATTTGGATTTCCAATTCATGCAGGCGTGGATGGGTACAGCAGAAAGGTTCTATGGGTGGAGTTAGAAAGGTCCAACAATCTCCCTGAAATTACTGCAAGGTATTACTTAGAATGTGTTAAGGAGCATGGTTTCTGTCCCTTACAAACCAGAACAGATTGTGGTACTGAAAATGGCATTATAGCTGCCATGCAGTGTTACTTTCGATCAGAAGACAGTGCACCACACTCAGGGGAGTCTGCCCATATCTATGGAACATCAACTGGCAATCAAAGAGTAGAGAACTGGTGGTCTCACTATTGGAAGTCCTCTTCCAGTTGGTGGATTCAGTTTTTCAAAGACCTGTTAGATAGTGGGCGGGTTGATATTGCAAACGAAACCCATAAAGAATGTCTGTGGTTTTGTTTTCATGGTATTTTGCAGCAGGAACTAGATAAAATGAAACTATACTGGAATACACATCACATTAGACCATCGAGGCATGACACAGTTGGAGGAGTTCCCGATGTGTTGTTTCAACTACCTGAAGAATCAGTTGCTTTCGACTGCTCTGTACCTGTTTCCAGGGACAAAATCTTAGAAATGGAAAGCAAATGTGCCtacgaagaagaagaaaatgtctTTCAGGAATATTTTCATTATGTGATGGAAGAAGAGGGGCTTCATTATCCATCAAACCATGAAGAAGCACTTCGTTTATTTTTTCAACTCGTAAATGTTGCATAA
- the LOC140949903 gene encoding uncharacterized protein — translation MFNHMSEKQKKPAVKVDDHKEELCKVGELAFDALLQDLLYFPLSKLPDPVLTEKLIEVGLFQLLNMSALNPCKAVYFIHKSMQEFLAALFLKEKLLSQESKNNSLFKVDSIEKIFKLNEVFKFTAEMSEEAAREILIHLLEMAAKEAGEYSFDNQAPSVKDLSETQKNLLTLCTQLFFYCSADTRTELFPTFLSNLGGVFLINPEQLNIAAKENFVKTTASLMYIFFSESGQYTEQSYNNLITLAQQLNAVIVCRTGEQKASEFLNVFPWRGVNEFFLMKEENNTHLYFTQIVKNTYAAIPLPFKMVKTLVSVEETTKKTNMNGDESSEERSSSCCSKRHGLSRVWRIQAVCVNRSEVELMMEMMPFITAPHEILVVGEHREVFDAEVTESLLRSIPTTHKLEDLSLWDINVTSSPAVEFIDRVFKQDLPNLKSLGMPYNPFLGAGVDSLIKHLSCAPHLKTLELKGVKMTPQQVMDLSSAVQQHGNNTKLVSSYHDRKGNPKPKHKWPSENYWKRRCPHLFPDLSPESTHKQEQAILRNLFVSPESPGLISDSSSESEMELEQNDGEVIETEDETPLYESEEDQEQEINNETAESQVLPELEDLSTDEDDERKRRRCSCCIIM, via the exons ATGTTTAATCAtatgtctgaaaaacaaaaaaagccggCGGTAAAAGTTGACGACCACAAAGAAGAACTCTGTAAAGTAGGAGAACTAGCCTTTGACGCACTTCTACAAgatttactttattttcctctCAGTAAACTGCCGGATCCCGTTTTGACTGAGAAACTGATCGAGGTCGGGTTGTTTCAGCTTCTAAACATGTCCGCTCTTAACCCGTGCAAAGCCGTGTACTTCATTCATAAATCCATGCAGGAGTTTTTGGCTGctttatttctaaaagaaaaactgttatctcaagaaagtaaaaacaattcccTTTTCAAAGTCGACTCAATTGAAAAGATCTTCAAGTTGAATGAAGTTTTTAAATTTACTGCTGAAATGTCAGAAGAAGCCGCGCGCGAGATCTTGATTCATCTGTTGGAAATGGCGGCGAAGGAAGCCGGAGAGTACAGCTTCGACAACCAAGCACCGTCAGTCAAAGATTTGtcagaaacacaaaaaaatcttttaactcTATGTACACAGTTATTCTTCTACTGCTCAGCAGACACGAGAACAGAACTTTTCCCCACTTTTCTTTCTAATCTAGGAGGTGTTTTTCTAATAAATCCTGAGCAGCTGAATATTGCagcaaaggaaaattttgttaaaactaCCGCTTCacttatgtacatatttttctcTGAAAGCGGCCAGTATACAGAGcaaagttataataatttaataactttaGCACAGCAATTAAACGCTGTTATAGTTTGTAGAACAGGAGAACAGAAAGCATCAGAATTTTTGAATGTATTTCCATGGCGTGGAGTaaacgagttttttttaatgaaagaagaaaacaacactcACCTTTATTTTACTCAAATTGTAAAAAATACATATGCTGCCATTCCTCTTCCTTTTAAAATGGTAAAGACGTTAGTTAGTGTAGAAGAGACAACAAAGAAGACAAACATGAATGGTGATGAGTCAAGTGAAGAGAGAAGCAGCAGCTGTTGTTCAAAGCGTCATGGTCTCTCCAGGGTTTGGAGGATTCAAGCTGTGTGTGTGAACAGGTCAGAAGTGGAACTGATGATGGAGATGATGCCGTTTATCACCGCTCCACACGAGATATTGGTTGTGGGTGAACACCGTGAAGTGTTTGATGCTGAGGTAACAGAGTCTCTACTGAGGAGCATCCCAACAACACACAAACTGGAGGACTTATCACTCTGGGATATCAATGTAACATCATCACCTGCTGTGGAGTTCATCGACAGAGTATTCAAACAAGATCTTCCAAACTTGAAGTCGCTCGGCATGCCATACAATCCTTTTCTGGGTGCAGGAGTCGACAGCTTGATAAAACATCTCAGCTGCGCTCCTCACCTGAAGACACTGGAGCTTAAAGGAGTGAAGATGACTCCACAGCAGGTGATGGATCTCTCATCAGCTGTTCAGCAGCACGGAAACAACACTAAACTGGTGTCATCCTACCac GATCGTAAAGGGAACCCCAAACCTAAACATAAATGGCCATCAGAGAACTACTGGAAAAGGAGGTGCCCTCACCTCTTTCCTGATTTATCACCTGAATCAACACATAAGCAGGAGCAG GCTATTCTAAGGAACCTTTTCGTTTCACCTGAATCGCCTGGTCTCATTTCTGATTCATCATCTGAATCAGAGATGGAACTGGAACAG AACGATGGAGAAGTCATTGAAACTGAAGATGAAACCCCACTGTATGAATCAGAGGAGGATCAAGAACAG GAGATAAACAATGAGACCGCCGAGTCTCAAGTCTTGCCAGAGTTAGAAGATTTGTCCACTGATGAG GACGATGAAAGGAAGAGAAGAAGATGTTCGTGCTGTATTATCATGTAA
- the LOC140949902 gene encoding uncharacterized protein isoform X2, which translates to MSSFLLVVALVVIGSMVFCQGCGTKVIQNGKFCHSCGMEFNGTPVPGDLKSLSFDDYKKKKEDERRSKFKKANKDTKRPTAQKSTNEVAKVQVGLVTSSPDSDHLKKVKGRTIPVLIDTRADASTLLHTAVEKHGRHFKQFNQFLDYVLLYTDMSVVQNLPASNTPFTVEKYKRDLLKPYSKMYFWLCAKDDFESVNNVTSSDSEDEMLNKPAFEAGYNSSTVARDVSVLTSPEVAIRSTCPDLLNKASTSGTSYHQCPTCLELFPQSEIEVHADACAEAWMDPIGDPDEVDDTLPNEVEPMEDATGTLRESLDINLETLRSEVSNLRRLCQCELTNRVSIRRRLIFQDYMDTRKKKWFKPKAMLKVTFVGEPAVDDGGPKREFFTEIFGYIRRTLFSDDGVPNADMRAVGNDEFKAVGELMACSLIQGGPAPCFLSVNVYDYVIDGMASVQSEKWASLIKDDFLRQSVERIAVCKTNGELGALLCEDSMMDILQMVGYRGVPSKETLSSVPEIQRSFVITGIAKTLTTIDQMITGLASFGALDYIRSHKNVMKPLFTMDGAQHFQPTPDLFIEGLNVLFSEEGSNRKACEIDVFKNFCDFVQDLGTTEGGLVKLYKFITGSDSLTPLGLERVITVHFTHFCMSDCKCRPTASTCDPSIHLPVHYRDMPAFEEVMTSALEEGLGFGLI; encoded by the exons ATGTCTTCCTTTCTTCTCGTTGTGGCTCTCGTTGTTATCGGTAGCATGGTTTTTTGCCAAGGTTGTGGAACAAAAGTGATTCAAAATGGAAAGTTCTGCCACAGCTGTGGGATGGAGTTTAACG GCACACCAGTACCAGGTGACCTAAAATCGTTATCATTCGACgactacaaaaaaaagaaagaagacgaAAGACGTTCAAAGtttaaaaaggcaaacaaagaCACCAAACGACCTACAGCTCAGAAAAGCACAAATGAAGTGGCAAAAGTTCAAGTTGGCCTGGTTACCAGCAGTCCCGATTCGGACcatttgaaaaaagtgaaaggaaGGACAATCCCCGTTCTGATCGACACTCGTGCAGACGCTTCCACCCTCCTCCACACTGCTGTTGAGAAGCATGGCAGGCATTTCAAACAATTTAATCAGTTTCTTGACTATGTCCTGTTATATACTGATATGTCTGTAGTGCAAAATTTACCTGCCAGCAACACACCTTTCACAGTCGAGAAATACAAGCGCGACTTGCTCAAGCCCTACTCTAAGATGTACTTTTGGCTTTGTGCTAAAGATGATTTTGAGAGTGTTAACAATGTCACCAGCAGCGATAGTGAAGATGAAATGCTTAACAAACCTGCATTTGAAGCTGGCTATAATAGTTCCACTGTGGCTCGTGATGTGTCGGTTTTAACGTCTCCTGAAGTAGCAATCAGATCTACTTGTCCTGATCTCCTGAACAAAGCATCAACATCTGGCACAAGTTATCATCAGTGTCCAACCTGTTTGGAGCTTTTCCCTCAGAGTGAGATCGAGGTTCATGCTGATGCTTGTGCAGAAGCTTGGATGGACCCAATAGGAGACCCTGATGAGGTTGATGACACACTGCCAAATGAGGTAGAACCTATGGAAGATGCTACAGGCACCTTGAGAGAGTCATTAGACATCAATCTGGAAACTCTCCGGAGTGAAGTTTCCAATTTGAGACGTTTATGTCAGTGCGAACTAACAAACAGAGTGTCTATAAGACGTCGTCTAATATTTCAGGATTACATGGATACCAGGAAGAAGAAATGGTTCAAACCAAAAGCCATGCTTAAGGTTACATTTGTTGGAGAACCTGCGGTAGATGACGGTGGTCCAAAACGTGAATTTTTtacag AAATCTTTGGTTATATCAGACGCACACTCTTCAGTGATGATGGTGTCCCCAATGCAGACATGAGAGCTGTTGGCAATGATGAATTCAAGGCAGTAGGGGAACTCATGGCATGTTCCCTTATTCAAGGGGGGCCTGCACCTTGTTTTTTGTCTGTGAATGTGTATGATTATGTTATTGATGGCATGGCAAGTGTGCAAAGTGAGAAGTGGGCTTCACTCATCAAAGATGATTTCCTGAGGCAGTCAGTGGAAAGG ATAGCTGTATGTAAAACTAATGGTGAGCTTGGAGCACTTCTCTGTGAAGATTCTATGATGGACATCCTTCAGATGGTTGGGTATCGTGGGGTACCATCCAAGGAGACCTTGAGTTCTGTTCCAGAAATTCAAAG ATCATTTGTGATCACTGGAATAGCCAAGACACTGACAACTATTGACCAAATGATTACTGGCCTTGCTTCTTTTGGAGCCTTGGACTATATCAGAAGTCACAAAAATGTCATGAAGCCATTGTTTACCATGGATGGAGCACAACATTTTCAGCCAACACCTGATCTTTTCATTGAAGGCCTGAATGTCTTGTTCAGTGAGGAGGGGAGCAATCGTAAAGCTTGTGAAATAGATGTGTTCAAAAACTTCTGCGACTTTGTGCAAGATCTTGGGACCACAGAAG GAGGACTTGTAAAACTCTACAAGTTTATTACCGGCAGTGATAGCCTTACACCACTGGGATTGGAGAGGGTGATTACAGTGCATTTCACGCACTTTTGTATGAGTGACTGTAAATGCAGGCCCACAGCTTCTACTTGTGATCCAAGTATTCATCTGCCAGTCCATTACAGAGACATGCCAGCCTTTGAAGAAGTAATGACTTCCGCTCTGGAAGAAGGTTTAGGCTTTGGTTTAATCTaa